One region of Wyeomyia smithii strain HCP4-BCI-WySm-NY-G18 chromosome 3, ASM2978416v1, whole genome shotgun sequence genomic DNA includes:
- the LOC129730794 gene encoding dynein axonemal light chain 1-like — translation MARATTIKEALQRWTQENDGLDPTQAKDIQLQFQWPPIEKMDGTLSTLTECEKLSLSSNMIDKIVGVGGMRNLRILSLARNYIKSLNGIEALGESLEELWVSYNLIDKLKGVESLKKLKVLYIGNNSIREWGEFNKLQSVPTLEDLLFAGNPLVENIDESAYIREVQKRLPALKKLDGENMLTDED, via the exons ATGGCTCGAGCAACAACCATCAAGGAAGCACTCCAACGCTGGACCCAGGAAAACGACGGACTCGACCCGACGCAAGCCAAAGACATTCAGCTGCAATTTCAATGGCCTCCGATAGAGAAAATGGACGGAACGCTTTCCACGCTAACCGAATGCGA AAAACTCAGCCTGTCTTCCAATATGATCGATAAAATAGTCGGGGTTGGCGGCATGCGAAACCTGCGTATTCTTTCGCTAGCACGTAATTACATCAAATCATTGAACGGAATT GAAGCTCTCGGGGAATCACTCGAGGAGCTCTGGGTGAGCTACAATCTTATCGATAAGCTTAAAGGTGTGGAAAGCTTGAAGAAACTCAAGGTACTCTACATCGGTAATAATTCGATTCGAGAGTGGGGTGAATTCAATAAGCTGCAGTCGGTGCCGACCCTGGAGGACTTGCTGTTTGCCGGAAATCCTTTGGTGGAAAACATTGACGAAAGTGCCTACATCCGGGAGGTTCAAAAGCGTCTTCCGGCGTTGAAAAAACTGGATGGTGAGAATATGTTAACGGATGAAGATTGA